GGCTCGGCCGGCGCCGGCGTTTACGCCTTCTTTAACCGCTTGCTGATCCCGGTTGGCCTGCACCATGCGCTGAACTCGGTCTTCTGGTTTGACGTGGCGGGCATTAACGATATCCCGAACTTCCTCGGCGGCGCGCAGTCCATCGCCAGCGGGAAAGGGATTGTCGGCGTCACCGGACAGTATCAGGCCGGCTTCTTCCCGATTATGATGTTTGGTCTGCCTGGGGCGGCGCTGGCGATTTACCAGTGCGCCCGCCCGGAAAACCGCGCCAAAGTCGGCGGCATTATGATCGCGGCGGCGTTTGCGGCCTTCTTTACCGGTATCACCGAGCCGCTGGAGTTCTCCTTTATGTTCGTGGCGCCGGTACTGTATGTCATTCATGCGGCGCTGACCGGCATCTCGGTATTTATCGCCGCCAGCATGCACTGGATCTCCGGTTTCGGCTTTAGCGCCGGCCTGGTGGATATGGCGCTGCAGTCGCGTAACCCGCTGGCGACGCACTGGTACATGCTGATCCCGCAGGGTCTGGTGTTCTTCGTTATCTACTATCTGGTGTTCCGTTTCACCATTAAAAAGTTCAACCTGATGACGCCGGGGCGCGAGCTGGCGGTCTCCGGCGACGAGAGTGACGGCTACGATGTCAATGTAGAACGCGGCGCAAACGGCGAAACGGAAACCGAATCGCTGGCGCGCCGCTATATCAGCGCGGTAGGCGGCTCCGATAACCTGACGAATATCGATGCCTGCATTACCCGCCTGCGGCTGAATGTAAAAGAGAGCGCGGCGCTGAATGAAGGGCTGGCCAAACGTCTGGGCGCGTCCGGCGTGATCCGCCTGAATAAACAGAGCGTGCAGATTATCGTCGGCACCCAGGCGGAATCGATCGCCTCGGCAATGAAAAAGGTGTTGGCGAAAGGGCCGGTAGCGGCCTCAACCGCCGCCGCCCCGGCTGCTGAGGCTGTCCAAACCCCGACCACCGCTGCGCCTTCAGCGACCGCATCGCACGTTTTCGCGACGCTGCTGGCGCCGGTGAGCGGCGAGATTGTGGCGCTGGATGCGGTACCGGATGAGGCTTTCGCCAGTAAAGCGGTAGGCGACGGTCTGGCGATCAAGCCTGACGGCAATATCGTGGTGGCGCCGACCGCCGGCACGCTGGTGAAAATTTTCAATACCAATCACGCGTTCTGCCTGGAAACGGCGGACGGCGTGGAGATTGTGGTGCATATGGGGCTGGATACCGTGGCGCTGGCGGGCCAGGGCTTTAAGCGTCTGGCGGAAGAGGGCGCGACGGTCAGCGCCGGCCAGCCGGTACTGGAAATGGATCTCGCTTTCCTTAACGCTAACGCCCGCTCGATGATCAGCCCGGTGGTGGTCAGCAATATCGATGACTTTGCCGGCGTGGCTTCTCTGGCGACAGGAAAGGTGGTCGCCGGCGAAAGCAAACTGTACGACATCCGCAAATAACGCCCCCTTTGCGTTAAACCTCTCCAGGCAGGAAGCGATTCCTGCCTTTTTTCTTGCCTGGCGCCAACAAACGGTTGTTTCCCTTGCGCGCTTTGTGGATCATAATCCGTTATTTCGTGGTTAAACCAACCAGACATTTTGTGTTGAGGATACAGTGATGAGTGAGGCTGAAGCCCGCCCAACGAACTTTATTCGTCAGATCATCGACGAAGATCTGGCGAGCGGCAAGCACAGCAGTGTGCATACCCGTTTTCCACCGGAGCCGAACGGCTACCTGCATATTGGTCACGCCAAGTCGATCTGCCTGAACTTCGGCATCGCTCAGGATTATCAGGGGCAGTGCAACCTGCGCTTTGACGATACTAACCCGGCGAAAGAGGATATCGAGTTTGTCGAGTCCATTAAGCGTGATGTGCAGTGGCTGGGCTTCCAGTGGAGCGGCGAGGTCTGTTACTCCTCTAATTATTTTGACCAGCTTTATCAGTACGCTATTGAGCTGATCAATAAAGGTCTGGCCTATGTCGACGAGCTGTCGCCGGAGCAGATCCGTGAATATCGCGGCACCCTGACATCACCGGGTAAAAACAGCCCGTACCGCGATCGCAGCGTGGAAGAGAACCTCGCGCTGTTTGAAAAAATGCGCAACGGCGAGTTCGCCGAAGGCGCAGCCTGCCTGCGCGCCAAAATCGATATGGCTTCCAACTTTATCGTGATGCGCGATCCGGTGCTGTATCGCGTGAAATTCGCCGAGCATCATCAGACCGGCAACAAATGGTGCATCTACCCGATGTACGATTTCACCCACTGCATCTCCGATGCGCTGGAAGGGATCACCCATTCGCTCTGTACGCTGGAGTTTCAGGACAACCGTCGTCTGTATGACTGGGTACTGGATAACATCACCATTCCGACGCATCCGCGTCAGTATGAGTTTTCGCGCCTTAACCTCGAATACGCCATCATGTCGAAGCGCAAGCTGAACCTGCTGGTGACCGAAAAAGTGGTGGAAGGCTGGGACGATCCGCGCATGCTGACCGTTTCCGGTCTGCGCCGTCGTGGCTATACCGCCGCCTCTATCCGCGAGTTCTGCCGCCGTATCGGCGTGACCAAACAGGATAACATCGTCGAAATGGCATCGCTGGAATCCTGTATTCGCGACGACCTGAACGAAAACGCACCGCGCGCGATGGCGGTACTCGATCCGCTGAAGGTGGTGATTGAGAACCTGCCGGCCGGACATGAAGAGATGATTGAGATGCCTAATCATCCCAACAAGCCGGAAATGGGCCAGCGCACCGTGCCGTTCAGCCGCGAAATCTGGATCGATCGCGCCGACTTCCGCGAAGAAGCCAACAAGCAGTACAAGCGTCTGGTACTGGGCAAAGAAGTGCGCCTGCGCAACGCTTACGTGATCCGCGCCGAGCGCGTCGCGAAAGATGAAGCGGGTAACATTACCTGCATCTTCTGTACCTGCGACGTAGATACGCTGAGCAAAGACCCGGCGGACGGACGTAAAGTAAAAGGTGTGATCCACTGGGTATCCGCCGATCACGCGGTACCGGCTGAATTCCGTCTTTACGATCGTCTGTTCAGCGTGCCGAACCCGGGCGCGGCGGAGGATTTCCTCGCCACCATTAACCCGGAATCTCTGGTGATCAGGCAGGGCTTTGTTGAGCCAGGCCTGAAGCAGGCGGAGGCGACGTCGCCTTACCAGTTCGAGCGTGAAGGCTATTTCTGCGCCGACAGCGTCTACTCCAGCCCGCAGAAACTGGTCTTTAACCGGACCGTCGGTCTGCGCGACACCTGGGCGAAAAGCGGCGAGTAAGCCCTTATTGTCTCAGCGAGGCGGCTCAGCGAGCCGCCTTTTTTATGCCTGTCGCCCCGTCGGACGGGCAGGGCGCTTGCCGCGACGCCTCCGCGCTTTTCCTGCCCGTTTCGCCATCCAGCAGTAGCCGCGCACGCTTTTCTATTATGTACTAGTTCATGAGTTCACGATGAGGTAGAATGTCTGCCTGCGTGCGCGTTCTGCCAGACAGAACGCCAGCTGAATATAAAATGAACAGATATCATTCTAAGGACGCGTTATGGGAACAGCGGTTTCCGCCAGCAAAATCCCTTCTGTACTCTGGGGCACCCTGATTATTACCGGCACCGTGGTCGGCGCCGGCATGTTCTCTCTGCCGGTGGTGATGTCCGGCGCCTGGTTCAGCTGGTCGGCGGCAATGTTACTGCTCACCTGGCTCTGCATGCTGCTTTCCGGCCTGATGTTTCTGGAGGCCAGCCTGCATTATCCTACCGGTTCAGGGTTCGATACCCTGACACGCGATCTGCTGGGTAAGCGCTGGAACCTGATTAACGGCGCCTCGATCGCTTTCGTGCTGGGCATTCTTACCTACGCCTATATTTCAGCCAGTGGCGCGATCCTACAGCATACCTTCGCCACGCTGGGCATGCCGGTATCGGCCAGAATCGCCGGGCTGGGCTTTACGCTGCTGGTGGCGCTGTTCGTCTGGCTGGGCACCGCCGCCGTCAGCCGTATCACGCTGATCTTCCTCGGCGCGAAAGTGATTACTTTCTTTCTGCTGTTCGGCGGCCTGCTCGGGCATGTGAAGCCGGCACTGCTGTTCGCCGCTGGCGGAGAGGAGACGCACTATCTGCGCTATCTCTGGATGGTGGTGCCGTTCTGCCTCGCCTCCTTCGGCTATCACGGTAATATTTCCGGTCTGATCGGCTATTATCAGCGCGACGGCAAAAAGGTGGCGCGCTGTCTGCTGCTGGGCACCCTCGCCGCGCTGGCGATCTATCTGGTATGGATTGTCGGTACCATGGGCAATATTCCCCGCGCCGACTTTATCGCTATCGCCCGGCGCGGCGGCAATATCGATGCGCTGGTAGAGGCGCTGGGCGGCCTGCTGCAAAACGCCTCGCTTAGCGCGCTACTGACCATTTTCTCCACCTTCGCCGTTGCCAGCTCGTTCCTCGGCGTTACGCTGGGGCTGTTCGACTATCTCGCCGATCTGCTGAATCTGGATAACAGTGCCACAGGCCGACTGAAAACCACCCTGATCACCTTTGCCGTGCCGCTGGCCGCCGCGCTGATCTGGCCGAACGGTTTTCTGCTGGCGATTGGTTATGCCGGGCTGGCAGCCACTATCTGGGCGGTGATCACCCCGGCGTTGCTGGCGTATCGCGCCAGGGCGCGTTTCCCGACGGCGCAGGGCTGGAGGCTAAAGGGCGGGCATTTCCCGATGGTACTGGTGCTGCTGTTCGCCGCGTTGAACATTGTCGTGTCGCTGCTCAGCTACGCCGACCTGCTGCCGGTCTACGCCCGTTGATCTCGCGGCGTTGGTGATGTAGGGCAACGCGCGGCGTCTCGCCGGCATAAAAAAACCGGCGCATCGGCGCCGGTTTTCATTACTGCATAGCACAATCTATTATTTATCGTGTAACGAGTCGTCTTCGCGACAGTCGCCCAGCGCGCAGTGACCATACAGATAGAGGCTGTGGTTGGTCAGTTTGATGCCGTGACGCGTGGCGATTTCACGCTGACGGGCTTCAATGGATTCATCGCTGAACTCGATGACCTTGCCGCAATCCAGGCAGATCAGATGATCGTGGTGGTGCTGTTGGGTCAGTTCAAATACGGATTTACCGCCTTCGAAATTATGACGCGTGACGATACCGGCATCATCAAACTGGTTCAGCACGCGATAGACCGTCGCGAGACCAATTTCTTCACCCATATCAATCAGGCGTTTGTACAAATCTTCCGCACTGACGTGATGGCACTCAGGTTCCTGAAGCACTTCCAGGATTTTTAGTCGCGGAAGCGTAACCTTCAGGCCGGCCTTCTTTAATGCGGTGTTATTGTCAGTCATGCGGATATTGTCCTGTTACTTTGCTAGTCACAATGTGGCTGAACAGCCATGAACATCGGTCGACGCTAAGTTAATAGCGTCTCATTATAGAACTGATGCTTCGAAATGAAAACCGTAAGGGGATGCGTGAAGTCGCAAGTGGAAGTATGAAAAGATCGCTACGTCCGGCGTTGTTCATGCTCATTAATGCTGCGTTTACATTTCGCTTAATCCTGCCGCTTTACAGCTCGACGGCAGGAAAGCGCGTGACCGATACGGGTATTCTACCGACTCATTGATAAAATTTTCAAACCCGTACCTATCATTTCTATAGGAAAAACCTGTTACGCAATGTGATACAGCACACAATAAGCAGTGAAATCAGGCTTCCAGGATTTCCTGCAGATGCAGCTCTTCGTAAATCTGCTTCACCCACTTGTCGACGCGTTCGTTGGTCAGCTCAGGCTGACGGTCTTCGTCAATCGCCAGGCCAAGGAAATGTTTGTCATCGGCCAGGCCTTTAGAGGCTTCGAAGTGGTAGCCTTCGGTCGGCCAGTGGCCGACGATCACCGCGCCGTTCGGCTCGATGATATCGCGAATGGTGCCCATCGCATCGCAGAAATATTCGGCGTAATCTTCCTGGTCGCCGCAGCCAAATAGCGCCACCAGCTTACCGTTGAAATCGATCTCTTCCAGCGTCGGGAAAAAATCATCCCAGTCGCACTGCGCTTCGCCGTAATACCAGGTTGGAATGCCTAACAGCAGGATATCAAACGCTTCCAGATCTTCTTTACTGCTCTTGGCAATATCATGCACTTCGGCAACGTCGCTACCGAGTTGTTTCTGGATCATCTTCGCAATGTTTTCTGTATTGCCGGTATCGCTGCCAAAGAAAATGCCTACGATTGCCATGAGTTTAATAACCTCTTGAAACTTAAATATATGGTAACTGCCCGTGGTATGCAGATTACGGCAATAATAGCAGAGACCGTCTGGAGGCGGAACTCGTAAAGCCGCTGCATTTGTTCCTTCGTGCGCTTCTTCCAGCCGTTTAAAGCGCCTTTAGCTGGGCGAGGATCATCTCTTCAATCAGCTCGCTGCGGCTTACGCCGCGCTCGGCGGCCATCGCATTAAGCGCGTCGACCGCTTCGCTGTTCATCTTCAGTTCAACGCGCCGCAGTCCGCGTACTTTGTCACGTTTCAACTGATTGCGTTTGTTGATACGGAGTTGTTCATCACGCGACAGCGGACTGGTTTTCGGGCGTCCCGGGCGACGTTCATCTGCGAACAGATCGAGCGTGGTCCGGTCCGTGTGTTCTTTTGCCATAGAATCGTGATACTGAATGGGCTGCGCGTGCGCGCCGCGCATGGTGACGTTTTGGGCCGGTTTGCCGCCGTTTCAGCAGCGGCAAAATTTTAGCGCGCCATCATACCCTGTGGAAAGAGGGAGGACAATCTTTGTCGGCCGGTTAACGCATTGCTTTTACAGCGCTAAAAAGCGGCGTACCGCGCGCAACACCGCATCGGGCTTTTCGGCATGCACCCAGTGTCCGGCACCGGCGATGACGTGCGCGCGCGCCTGCGGAAACTGCGCCAGCAGCGCATTGCGATGAATATCATCAAGATAGGGCGAAAGCTCGCCGCGGATAAACAGCGCCGGGCCGGGCCACGACGGCACCGTTTCCCAGCCGGAGATGCTGGCGTAGTTATCCCACAGGGCAGGGACGTTGAAGCGCCATTCGCCGTCATGAAACGATTTCAGTAAAAACTGAATCACCCCTTCCTCGGTGATAGACGCGCGCATCACCTCGGCCGCCGCGGCGCGCTGCGTCACACCTGCCTTCGTCACCGCGTTGACGGCGGCGAAAATCGTGTCGTGACGGCGAGTCTGATAATCGACCGGGGCGATATCGATCAGCACCAGCTGTGCGAGGCGTTCGGGCGCCAGCGCCGTCATGGTCATGGCGATTTTGCCGCCCATCGAGTGGCCGATGACCGTCGCCTTATCGATGCCGTGGCGATCGAGCGTCTCCAGCATATCCTGCGCCATTGCCCGGTAGCTCATCTCGTCGCTACGCGGCGACAGCCCGTGATTGCGGACATCAACCTGAATCAGCGGCCGATCCGCTTTTAAGCCGCGCGCCAGCACGCCCAGATTATCCAGGCTGCCGAACAGGCCGTGAATCAACAGTACAGGGGTAGCGTCCGCATCGGACTGCTCAGTTTGCAGGCGAGTATTCAAATTCATGGCAAAGTTCTTACAGTTGAAAGGAAAGCTTAGGTTATCATGGTTTTCACTCTCCCTGCCGGTCAGTCAGTGGTTGTTCGCCGGGTTGCTTTGCGGCATATTCTGACTTTTGCCTGCAAGCGCCAACGTCGCTACCGACCCGCAGGATTTAACTTTATAATCCTTATGTTAGAACGTCGGCACCGGCCGCCTCGCTTTTCAGCGATCGCCCGCCGCGCCGGCTTCTGCCACAAGCAATTACCGTACGGATGAAGATGAAAACGATTGAAGTCGACGAAGAGCTATACCGCTACATTGCCAGCCACACGCAGCATATCGGTGAAAGCGCCTCGGATATTTTACGGCGTATGCTGAAATTTACCGCCGGTCAGCGCGCTCCGGCAGCGACGGCTGTCGTTCCGACCGCCGCCCCGGCTCCAGCAATGGTTGCCAGCGTTCCTCAGGAAAATGAAGCGAGCAAACCGGCTCCCCGTCCACACGATCGGGTGCGCGCCGTGCGCGAGCTGCTACTCTCTGATGAGTACGCCGAGCAGAAAAAAGCGGTGAACCGCTTTATGCTGATTTTGTCGACGCTCTATGGTCTTGATCCCGACGCGTTTGCTGAGGCCACTGCTTCGCTGCAGGGACGCACCCGCGTTTACTTTGCCGGCGACGAACACACACTGTTGCAGCATGGCACCCATACCAAGCCGAAGCACGTGCCCGGCACGCCGTATTGGGTGATCACCAACACTAACACAGGTCGCAAATGCAGCATGGTGGAACACATCATGCTGGCAATGCAGTTCCCGCAGGAACTGACTGATAAGGTTTGCGGCACCATTTAACTGAAGCGTCAGGGAGAAGCGCCAATGGCCAATCACCCCCGTGCCGGGCAGCCTGCCCAGCAGAGCGATTTGATTAACGTTGCACAATTAACATCTCAGTATTACGTTCTGCAGCCAGAAAAAGGCAATGCGGAACACGCGGTGAAATTTGGCACCTCAGGCCATCGCGGCAGCGCCGCGCGTCGCAGTTTCAATGAAACTCACATTCTGGCGATCGCCCAGGCGATCGCGGAAGAGCGCAAGAAAAACGGCATTACCGGGCCGTGCTACGTCGGCAAAGATACCCATGCGCTGTCAGAGCCGGCGATTCTCTCGGTGCTGGAAGTGCTGGCGGCCAATGGCGTCGATGTGATTGTGCAGCAGGATAACGGCTACACGCCGACGCCGGCGATCTCCAACGCAATCCTTGAACACAATAAAGCGGGCGGCGCACAGGCTGACGGCATCGTGATCACGCCGTCCCACAACCCGCCGGAAGATGGCGGCATCAAATACAATCCGCCTAACGGCGGCCCGGCCGACACCAACGTCACGAAAGTGGTGGAAGATCGCGCCAACCAGCTGATCCAGGGCGACCTGAAAGAGGTGAAACGCCTGCCGATCGATCAGGCGTGGAGCAGTGGCCGTATCCAGGAAAAAGATCTGATCCAGCCATATGTGGAAGGGCTGGCGCAGGTGGTGGATATGGACGCCATCAAAAAAGCGGGCCTGAAAATCGGCGTTGATCCGCTTGGCGGTTCCGGCATGGAGTACTGGAAGCGCATCGCTGAACATTATCAGCTTGATCTGACCATCGTTAACGACGCTATCGACCAGACTTTCCGCTTTATGCATCTGGATAAAGATGGCGTGGTGCGTATGGACTGCTCGTCCGAATGCGCGATGGCGGGCCTGCTGGCGCTGCGCGACAAGTTCGATCTGGCATTCGGCAACGACCCTGACTACGACCGTCACGGCATCGTCACGCCGGCGGGCCTGATGAATCCAAACCACTATCTGGCGGTGGCGATCAACTACCTGTTCCAGCATCGTCCACAGTGGGGCGATGAGGTCGCCGTCGGCAAAACGCTGGTTTCCAGCGCAATGATCGACCGCGTGGTTAACGACATCGGCCGTAAGCTGGTGGAAGTGCCGGTCGGCTTTAAGTGGTTCGTTGACGGCCTGTTCGACGGCAGCTTCGGCTTTGGCGGCGAAGAGAGCGCCGGTGCCTCTTTCCTGCGCTTCGACGGCACGCCGTGGTCAACCGATAAAGACGGCATTATCCTTTGCCTGCTGGCGGCGGAAATCACCGCGGTCACCGGCAAGAACCCGCAGCAGCACTACGACGAGCTGGCCCAGCGCTTCGGCGCGCCGAGCTACAACCGTCTGCAGGCTTCCGCAACGTCCGCGCAGAAGGCGGCGCTTTCTAAACTGTCGCCAGAGATGGTCAGCGCCGACACCCTGGCGGGCGATCCGATTACCGCACGCCTGACCAGCGCGCCGGGCAACGGTGCCGCGATCGGCGGCCTGAAAGTGATGACCGATAACGGCTGGTTCGCCGCGCGTCCGTCAGGCACTGAAGACGCCTATAAAATCTACTGTGAAAGCTTCCTCGGCGCGGAACATCGCGAAAAAATCGAGAAAGAAGCGGTAGAGATCGTCAGCGCGGTGTTGAAAAACGCCTGAGGCTGAAAGGGTAAAAAAAGGCGCTGACCAGTCAGCGCCTTTTTTATTGCCTGCGCGGCGGCTCAGGGCATAAAGCGATAGCCGATGCCGGTTTCGGTCAGCAGGTGCGCGGGACGGGCGGGATCCTGCTCCAGCTTTTGCCGCAGATGGCCCATATAAATACGCAGGTAGTGGCTATGCTCAACGGCGTTAGGTCCCCAGACGTGGTTCAGCAGCTGGCGCTGGGTCAGCACCTTGCCGGGGTTATTCAGCAGCAGTGCCAGCAGGCGAAACTCGGTCGGCGTCAGGTGAACCGTTGCGCCGTCGCGCAGGATATGGTGCGCCGCGAGGTCGACCTGTACCTGGCCGAACTGAACTGCGCTATTTGGCGTCTGCTGGCCGGCCTGACGACGTAGCGCCACCCGTACGCGCGCCAGCAGCTCCCCCACGCCGAACGGCTTGGTGAGAAAGTCATCGGCGCCGGCATCCAGCGCCGCGATCTTATCCTGCTCATCGCTGCGTGCGGAAAGCACAATGACCGGGATATTGCTCCACTGGCGCAGCTCGCGGATAAAGTCGAGACCGTCGCCGTCAGGCAGGCCGAGATCGAGGATCGCCAGGTCAGGCTTGCGCGTCGCAGCTTCAATCAGACCGCGCTGCAGGGTATCGCTGTCGTAAACGCGCAGCGCCTCGCTTTCCAGCGCTACGCGCAGAAAACGGCGGATCTCTTTTTCATCTTCAACAATCAGTACGCTGGTCAAAGCAGTGACTCTCCATCGCCACGTCAATATGACGAAAACAGCACTGTAACAAAACCCGCTGCGCTTTGCGTCTGATTCCGTACGGAGCTGAATAAACATAAATGCTATTTAGCGTTAACATATTTGTAACTCAATTACGTTATTTCGGGTGAGCTGCGCTTTTTTTCTGCAATTTAGTGGTCGGATGAGTAGTAAAATTACACAATCAGGCTTATCATTCTTTCTTAACGAACGTTGCTGTTCATTCCTTTCAGGAGGCGTAGGTTATGTACTCTGTTTATTCCCTGCCTAAAATTATCCTGCGCCGTACGGCGGTGCTGCTGATCGGCGTGCTGGCGCTGCCGGTCATGCTATTCCGTCGCGACCGGGCGCGTTTTTACAGCTACCTGCACCGTATCTGGAGCAAGACCAGCAGCAAGCCGGTCTGGCTGGCGCAGGCGGAAGCAGCAGGCGGCGACTTTTACTGATTGTCAGCCGTTTCACCAGCGAGCGTAATGCCATCATCCCACCTTATGGTGGGATTTTTTTTGCGCAGGCGCCCAGCCCGGCTGGATTTTAAGTGCGTCCCGCGTCGGCTTCAGCTACACTTAAACTTATACAAGCTTTGAGAGGTTGTACAAGTATGAGCGAGAAAATACCGGTAGGGATCAGCGCCTGTTTGCTGGGAGACAGCGTCCGTTTCGATGGCGGCCATAAACGTTTGGCTTTCGCTACAGAGGAACTCGCTCCCTATGTCCGCTATGAGCCGATCTGCCCGGAAATGGCGATCGGCCTGCCGACGCCGCGCCCGGCGCTGCGCCTGGTGAAAAAAGAGGACGAGGTCGCTCTCTGCTTCAGTAAGACCGGCGGCGAAGAGATCACCTCGCAGATGCACGATTTCGCCGTGCAAAAAGTTGCCGGGCTGCATCACCTCTGCGGCTATATTCTCTGCGCTAAATCTCCCAGCTGCGGCATGGAGCGGGTGCGTATTTATGAACCTGACAGCAACAACAACCGTAAAGAGGGCATCGGCATCTTCGCCCAGGCGCTGCAGCGTGAAATGCCCTGGCTGCCGATGGAAGAGGATGGCCGCCTGCATGATGACGTGCTGCGGGAAAACTTCGTCAGCCGCGTCTACGCGCTGCATGAGTTCAACCAGCTCTGGAAGGAAGGGCTGACGGCGCATGGCCTGATGGCCTTCCATACCCGTTATAAGCTGCTGCTGCTTGCTCATTCGCAGCAGGAGTATCGCAAACTTGGGCCCTTTGTCGCCGCGATGCACACTTTTGACTCGCTGGAGGCGTACGCAACGGAATACCGTAGCCGCCTGATGCAGCTGATGTCACACCGTGCCTCGCGTAAAAACCACACCAATGTTTTGATGCACGTTCAGGGTTATTTCCGCCGTCAGCTCTCGTCGGCGCAGCGTCAGGAACTGGCGTCGCTGATCGATCGCTATCGCCAGGGAGTACAGCCGCTGCTGGCGCCAATTACCCTGCTTAAGCACTACATGAAAGAGTATCCGCACGAATGGCTGTCCCAGCAGCGCTACTTCGAACCCTACCCTGAAGCGCTGCGCTTACGCTACGGTCGTTGAGATAACAGGAGGTAACATGGCCACCCATCTGGTCTGGCTGCGCAATGATCTGCGCCTCAATGACAATAGCGCCCTCTGGGCCGCCTGCCGCCGCCGCGAGGATCGCGTTCTCGCGCTGTTTATCGCCACAC
This DNA window, taken from Mixta gaviniae, encodes the following:
- the seqA gene encoding replication initiation negative regulator SeqA, producing MKTIEVDEELYRYIASHTQHIGESASDILRRMLKFTAGQRAPAATAVVPTAAPAPAMVASVPQENEASKPAPRPHDRVRAVRELLLSDEYAEQKKAVNRFMLILSTLYGLDPDAFAEATASLQGRTRVYFAGDEHTLLQHGTHTKPKHVPGTPYWVITNTNTGRKCSMVEHIMLAMQFPQELTDKVCGTI
- the fur gene encoding ferric iron uptake transcriptional regulator; the encoded protein is MTDNNTALKKAGLKVTLPRLKILEVLQEPECHHVSAEDLYKRLIDMGEEIGLATVYRVLNQFDDAGIVTRHNFEGGKSVFELTQQHHHDHLICLDCGKVIEFSDESIEARQREIATRHGIKLTNHSLYLYGHCALGDCREDDSLHDK
- the glnS gene encoding glutamine--tRNA ligase — encoded protein: MSEAEARPTNFIRQIIDEDLASGKHSSVHTRFPPEPNGYLHIGHAKSICLNFGIAQDYQGQCNLRFDDTNPAKEDIEFVESIKRDVQWLGFQWSGEVCYSSNYFDQLYQYAIELINKGLAYVDELSPEQIREYRGTLTSPGKNSPYRDRSVEENLALFEKMRNGEFAEGAACLRAKIDMASNFIVMRDPVLYRVKFAEHHQTGNKWCIYPMYDFTHCISDALEGITHSLCTLEFQDNRRLYDWVLDNITIPTHPRQYEFSRLNLEYAIMSKRKLNLLVTEKVVEGWDDPRMLTVSGLRRRGYTAASIREFCRRIGVTKQDNIVEMASLESCIRDDLNENAPRAMAVLDPLKVVIENLPAGHEEMIEMPNHPNKPEMGQRTVPFSREIWIDRADFREEANKQYKRLVLGKEVRLRNAYVIRAERVAKDEAGNITCIFCTCDVDTLSKDPADGRKVKGVIHWVSADHAVPAEFRLYDRLFSVPNPGAAEDFLATINPESLVIRQGFVEPGLKQAEATSPYQFEREGYFCADSVYSSPQKLVFNRTVGLRDTWAKSGE
- the mtr gene encoding tryptophan permease gives rise to the protein MGTAVSASKIPSVLWGTLIITGTVVGAGMFSLPVVMSGAWFSWSAAMLLLTWLCMLLSGLMFLEASLHYPTGSGFDTLTRDLLGKRWNLINGASIAFVLGILTYAYISASGAILQHTFATLGMPVSARIAGLGFTLLVALFVWLGTAAVSRITLIFLGAKVITFFLLFGGLLGHVKPALLFAAGGEETHYLRYLWMVVPFCLASFGYHGNISGLIGYYQRDGKKVARCLLLGTLAALAIYLVWIVGTMGNIPRADFIAIARRGGNIDALVEALGGLLQNASLSALLTIFSTFAVASSFLGVTLGLFDYLADLLNLDNSATGRLKTTLITFAVPLAAALIWPNGFLLAIGYAGLAATIWAVITPALLAYRARARFPTAQGWRLKGGHFPMVLVLLFAALNIVVSLLSYADLLPVYAR
- the nagE gene encoding N-acetylglucosamine-specific PTS transporter subunit IIBC, translating into MLSYLQKVGRALMVPVATLPAAAILMGIGYWLDPDSWGAGNALAALLIKSGGAIIEHMPALFAIGIAYGMSKDKDGAAALSGFVGFMVVTNLCSPAAVAMIQHMPLDQVPAAFGKIDNQFVGILVGILSAEVYNRFSHVELPKALSFFSGRRLVPILVSFLMILVSFILMYVWPVIFDALVNFGERIQTLGSAGAGVYAFFNRLLIPVGLHHALNSVFWFDVAGINDIPNFLGGAQSIASGKGIVGVTGQYQAGFFPIMMFGLPGAALAIYQCARPENRAKVGGIMIAAAFAAFFTGITEPLEFSFMFVAPVLYVIHAALTGISVFIAASMHWISGFGFSAGLVDMALQSRNPLATHWYMLIPQGLVFFVIYYLVFRFTIKKFNLMTPGRELAVSGDESDGYDVNVERGANGETETESLARRYISAVGGSDNLTNIDACITRLRLNVKESAALNEGLAKRLGASGVIRLNKQSVQIIVGTQAESIASAMKKVLAKGPVAASTAAAPAAEAVQTPTTAAPSATASHVFATLLAPVSGEIVALDAVPDEAFASKAVGDGLAIKPDGNIVVAPTAGTLVKIFNTNHAFCLETADGVEIVVHMGLDTVALAGQGFKRLAEEGATVSAGQPVLEMDLAFLNANARSMISPVVVSNIDDFAGVASLATGKVVAGESKLYDIRK
- the ybfE gene encoding LexA regulated protein; amino-acid sequence: MAKEHTDRTTLDLFADERRPGRPKTSPLSRDEQLRINKRNQLKRDKVRGLRRVELKMNSEAVDALNAMAAERGVSRSELIEEMILAQLKAL
- the fldA gene encoding flavodoxin FldA produces the protein MAIVGIFFGSDTGNTENIAKMIQKQLGSDVAEVHDIAKSSKEDLEAFDILLLGIPTWYYGEAQCDWDDFFPTLEEIDFNGKLVALFGCGDQEDYAEYFCDAMGTIRDIIEPNGAVIVGHWPTEGYHFEASKGLADDKHFLGLAIDEDRQPELTNERVDKWVKQIYEELHLQEILEA
- the ybfF gene encoding esterase, translating into MNLNTRLQTEQSDADATPVLLIHGLFGSLDNLGVLARGLKADRPLIQVDVRNHGLSPRSDEMSYRAMAQDMLETLDRHGIDKATVIGHSMGGKIAMTMTALAPERLAQLVLIDIAPVDYQTRRHDTIFAAVNAVTKAGVTQRAAAAEVMRASITEEGVIQFLLKSFHDGEWRFNVPALWDNYASISGWETVPSWPGPALFIRGELSPYLDDIHRNALLAQFPQARAHVIAGAGHWVHAEKPDAVLRAVRRFLAL